A window of the Rhodoferax sp. GW822-FHT02A01 genome harbors these coding sequences:
- a CDS encoding transporter substrate-binding domain-containing protein, which produces MNKVLSGIVILLLVLVGGYFVDDGYKAKVDHLLHRDGAATVATSNGGGSDWNDAKPNVSGNSASTQNGRALSNILKTGLVRVSAQNPSKPFYFHDNRGNPKGFNVDFMKALFSQSEFGGQQIKLDISHEVDAYEKVPKQLLEGNVVDIAIDGLTFNDEDLKGVVYTIPYVKDFGYALIAQKSSNIASVETANGKTIGVLKGDPDAMAFAKLKFPNSRLVELSDKADQNGKWIVGFVDSHQVDAVMYDYPFAVSELEGTDMQFVSPKIAGSDIEYKIGVRAGDRDLLEALNAAIRKVTATDGYTEMLKTYFMSNKVATARAAGSNETVYVVVRGDTLSTIAQTHLGDKMRYPEIQSRNNLANPNFISVGQKLVIPK; this is translated from the coding sequence ATGAATAAAGTACTTTCCGGAATCGTCATCCTGTTGTTGGTGTTGGTAGGTGGTTACTTTGTGGACGACGGATACAAAGCCAAAGTCGATCACCTACTGCACAGGGATGGAGCTGCGACGGTCGCCACGTCCAATGGTGGTGGGTCTGATTGGAATGACGCCAAACCCAACGTCTCAGGCAATTCCGCGTCTACACAGAATGGCCGTGCACTATCCAACATCCTTAAGACCGGGTTGGTGCGTGTGAGTGCGCAAAATCCTTCCAAGCCTTTCTATTTCCACGACAACCGCGGCAACCCCAAAGGTTTCAATGTGGACTTTATGAAGGCCCTGTTCTCTCAGAGCGAATTTGGTGGCCAACAGATAAAGCTCGACATCAGCCACGAGGTGGATGCATATGAAAAGGTTCCCAAGCAATTGCTCGAAGGAAACGTGGTTGACATTGCCATTGACGGGTTGACCTTCAACGACGAGGACCTGAAGGGGGTCGTCTACACGATTCCTTACGTAAAGGACTTTGGTTACGCGTTGATTGCTCAAAAGAGTTCCAACATCGCGTCCGTAGAGACCGCCAATGGCAAGACCATCGGTGTGCTCAAGGGCGATCCTGATGCCATGGCCTTCGCCAAACTCAAGTTCCCTAACTCGCGGCTCGTCGAACTCTCCGACAAGGCTGACCAGAATGGCAAATGGATTGTGGGTTTCGTCGATTCTCATCAGGTCGACGCTGTGATGTACGACTATCCCTTTGCAGTATCTGAACTGGAGGGTACTGATATGCAGTTTGTTTCACCCAAGATTGCGGGCAGTGACATTGAGTACAAAATCGGTGTTCGCGCTGGCGATAGGGATTTGCTTGAAGCCTTGAATGCTGCAATTCGCAAGGTGACTGCCACGGACGGGTATACCGAGATGCTCAAGACTTACTTTATGAGCAATAAAGTTGCCACAGCCCGGGCTGCTGGCAGCAACGAAACGGTCTATGTGGTGGTTCGCGGTGACACTTTAAGTACGATTGCTCAGACCCACCTGGGTGACAAGATGCGCTATCCAGAAATTCAAAGTCGCAACAATTTGGCTAACCCTAACTTCATTTCGGTTGGTCAGAAGTTGGTGATTCCAAAATAG
- a CDS encoding GDCCVxC domain-containing (seleno)protein produces MDATIQTKSVLTCPECGHKAELEMPSDACQFFYECEACKAVLRPLAGECCVFCSYGTVKCPPIQEALAGDSASSCCKGCD; encoded by the coding sequence ATGGACGCGACCATCCAAACGAAGTCAGTGTTGACCTGCCCTGAATGTGGCCACAAAGCAGAGCTTGAAATGCCGAGCGACGCGTGCCAGTTTTTCTATGAATGCGAAGCCTGCAAGGCTGTCCTGCGGCCGCTTGCAGGCGAGTGCTGCGTCTTTTGCAGCTACGGGACGGTCAAATGTCCCCCCATCCAAGAAGCATTGGCGGGCGATTCTGCTTCATCGTGCTGCAAAGGTTGCGATTGA
- a CDS encoding class I SAM-dependent methyltransferase produces MKEQEYWEKVYTTKSADNVSWFQEHATRSLEIIRSIHPKPDARVIDVGGGASTLVDDMLADGFEHISVLDLSASALEVARKRLGVNGEKVEWIAGDIRHVELPEQSYDIWHDRAVFHFLTDPADRLAYVQQVMKTVKPGGHVIVATFAPDGPEQYSGLPVARYNHVQLHGEFGPAFELLEHASEEHKTPWGSLQHFVYCHCLKPN; encoded by the coding sequence ATGAAAGAACAAGAATATTGGGAAAAAGTCTACACAACGAAGTCGGCGGACAACGTCAGTTGGTTTCAAGAGCATGCTACGCGCTCGCTTGAAATCATCCGCTCGATCCACCCAAAGCCCGACGCCAGGGTCATCGATGTGGGCGGAGGCGCATCCACTCTGGTGGACGATATGTTAGCTGACGGCTTTGAACACATTTCGGTCCTTGACCTGTCGGCCAGCGCGCTCGAGGTTGCGCGCAAGCGGCTTGGCGTCAACGGCGAAAAGGTCGAATGGATCGCTGGCGACATTCGCCATGTAGAGCTGCCTGAGCAGTCCTACGATATTTGGCATGATCGTGCCGTCTTCCATTTCCTGACCGACCCTGCGGATCGCTTGGCCTACGTCCAGCAAGTCATGAAAACCGTAAAACCCGGAGGGCATGTGATTGTCGCGACTTTCGCTCCCGACGGCCCTGAACAATACAGTGGCTTGCCCGTCGCGCGTTATAACCACGTCCAATTGCACGGCGAGTTTGGACCAGCCTTTGAGCTGCTTGAACACGCCAGCGAAGAGCATAAAACCCCCTGGGGGTCGCTCCAGCATTTCGTCTATTGCCATTGTCTCAAACCGAACTGA
- a CDS encoding diguanylate cyclase: protein MEHDFVDQDVRDFVYRLDDAARAHMDWSQRILRCAVLHTSPGQDVLAADAHARCTFGSWFLSCRNRFDAIDPVAAQRLDEQHRLMHDAARIICRCVLKGTAGEAAVLDSFEHAQVSVLADLALLKTKYWVTSGRLDALTGLRLRYGLEEEFNRYRAQARRRGEMIVVVMLDVDHFKRVNDEFGHTTGDIALQHIAHLLLSRCRSGEPLFRYGGEEFLAMLLASNREEAQQAAERLLQALRDNPLILPDGHVLSLRVSAGLATVGDKDCLEEAVNRADQALYAAKAAGRDTLRWSETANE from the coding sequence ATGGAACATGATTTTGTTGATCAGGATGTTCGGGACTTCGTGTATCGGCTCGATGACGCCGCACGCGCACATATGGACTGGTCGCAACGAATTCTGCGGTGTGCCGTATTGCATACTTCACCCGGTCAGGACGTTTTGGCCGCTGACGCGCATGCTCGCTGCACCTTCGGCAGCTGGTTCCTGTCATGTCGAAATCGTTTTGACGCTATCGACCCCGTTGCGGCGCAACGCCTAGATGAGCAACATCGTCTGATGCACGATGCGGCACGCATCATTTGCAGATGTGTGCTTAAAGGCACGGCTGGAGAGGCGGCGGTGCTAGATAGCTTTGAGCATGCGCAGGTGAGTGTTCTGGCTGATCTGGCATTGCTGAAGACTAAATATTGGGTGACTAGTGGACGTCTGGATGCACTGACCGGGCTGCGACTGCGTTACGGATTGGAGGAGGAGTTCAACCGATACCGCGCCCAAGCCAGGCGCCGGGGGGAGATGATTGTCGTGGTAATGCTGGACGTGGACCACTTCAAGCGCGTCAACGACGAATTTGGTCACACAACCGGTGATATTGCGTTGCAGCACATTGCTCATCTACTGCTCAGTCGTTGCCGCTCCGGCGAGCCACTGTTTCGCTACGGTGGTGAAGAATTTCTGGCAATGCTGCTAGCATCTAACCGTGAGGAGGCACAACAGGCTGCGGAGAGACTGTTGCAAGCCCTACGTGATAATCCGCTCATTCTCCCTGATGGACATGTCCTGAGTCTTCGCGTTAGTGCTGGTTTGGCAACGGTTGGCGACAAGGATTGCCTAGAAGAAGCCGTAAATCGTGCGGACCAAGCGCTTTACGCTGCAAAGGCGGCGGGGCGTGACACCTTACGTTGGAGCGAAACCGCCAATGAATGA
- a CDS encoding CZB domain-containing protein, translating to MAVSKGDNTMGMRFEIDAALMAHSAWKKHFRDYLNGKAAFDVTTVGDAHQCQFGKWLDDEGYRLMPERRREQICIAHDEFHHVAAEILQKIKNKRFAEARADIGADGVLSHTSIRLSELLLKARLHEPGTRDAPEPDKSVGPGDEAP from the coding sequence GTGGCTGTATCCAAGGGGGACAACACTATGGGTATGAGGTTTGAAATCGATGCCGCATTAATGGCGCATTCTGCGTGGAAAAAGCACTTCAGAGATTATTTGAACGGAAAGGCTGCATTCGATGTAACGACCGTTGGTGACGCTCATCAATGTCAGTTCGGGAAGTGGCTTGATGATGAAGGATATCGGCTAATGCCCGAGCGGCGGCGAGAGCAAATTTGCATTGCACATGATGAATTCCATCACGTTGCGGCCGAAATTCTCCAAAAAATCAAAAACAAGCGTTTTGCAGAGGCACGCGCCGACATCGGTGCAGATGGGGTGCTAAGTCACACCAGTATCCGGTTGTCCGAATTGTTACTAAAGGCCAGACTGCATGAGCCAGGTACAAGGGATGCACCTGAACCAGACAAATCGGTGGGACCTGGGGATGAAGCGCCCTAA